A genomic region of Anopheles coustani chromosome 3, idAnoCousDA_361_x.2, whole genome shotgun sequence contains the following coding sequences:
- the LOC131263069 gene encoding monocarboxylate transporter 7 encodes MAASVGTPSKRVPPEGGWGLLVGVGMAAMFVVTLGSLPSFGLMFGDFLTELGEETGAIALITSCFFSALSFAGLFTNTLMKKTSCRTVGLIGAVSYIVGSLLTVFVRSTNELLVSFAVFQGAGFGLMIPVSYTTFNAYFVEKRVVMMSVAQTLIGLGTMFYPIFIQRTMDAFGFRGCMAVLAAVNSHTLVAMLVMHPVEWHMRRVPLVSEAVEAEAELDEKPERAEKDAENGDGPTELPSAQALHHRGHRLRGSRRASSIPGLGNWSGPVVVSDSTERDSEPATKWQILVDFLDLTLLKDPIYVNIVLGISFALYSDLAFFTLQSMYLFMMAFSKADVSLIIAIGAGADLISRIFLAISSTCLNVKARYVYLAGALFTIAARFGFLCVFDFYGMAIVTAIMGFLRTWIHVPMPLVFSEYLPQERFPSGYGLFMFLQGNITFAIGPLVGYIRDVTGSYTISFHCLTLVMAMCVIPWFFEICYYRLKQKAHRKAARREAADAHVTIPMIRETKE; translated from the exons ATGGCAGCCAGTGTTGGGACGCCGTCCAAGCGTGTCCCGCCGGAGGGTGGCTGGGGGCTCCTAGTGGGCGTCGGGATGGCCGCCATGTTCGTCGTCACGCTGGGATCGTTGCCCTCGTTCGGGCTCATGTTTGGTGACTTCCTGACCGAGCTGGGCGAGGAAACGGGGGCCATCGCGCTCATCACCAGCTGCTTCTTCAGTGCGCTCAGCTTCGCCGGCCTGTTCACCAACACGCTGATGAAGAAGACGTCCTGCCGGACAGTGGGCTTGATCGGGGCCGTCTCCTACATCGTCGGCAGCCTGCTGACCGTCTTCGTGCGCTCGACCAACGAGCTGCTCGTCTCGTTCGCCGTCTTCCAGG GTGCGGGCTTCGGTCTCATGATTCCGGTGTCGTACACCACGTTCAACGCGTACTTCGTCGAGAAGcgggtggtgatgatgagcgTGGCGCAAACGCTGATCGGCCTCGGCACCATGTTCTATCCCATCTTCATCCAGCGGACGATGGATGCGTTCGGGTTCCGGGGCTGCATGGCGGTGCTGGCCGCCGTCAACAGCCACACGCTGGTGGCCATGCTCGTGATGCACCCGGTCGAGTGGCACATGCGGCGCGTGCCGCTCGTGTCGGAGGCGGTCGAGGCGGAGGCCGAGCTGGACGAGAAACCGGAGCGCGCCGAGAAGGACGCGGAGAACGGGGACGGCCCGACGGAGCTGCCGAGCGCGCAAGCCCTGCACCATCGGGGCCACCGACTGCGCGGATCCCGGCGGGCCTCGTCGATACCGGGACTGGGCAATTGGTCCGGACCGGTCGTCGTGAGCGACAGCACCGAACGTGACAGCGAGCCGGCCACCAAGTGGCAGATCCTGGTCGACTTTCTTGACCTGACGCTGCTGAAGGATCCAATTTACGTCAACATCGTCCTCGGCATCTCGTTCGCTCTCTACTCCGATCTGGCCTTCTTCACCCTGCAGTCGATGTACCTCTTCATGATGGCGTTCAGCAAG GCCGACGTTTCGCTAATCATCGCCATCGGTGCCGGAGCGGATCTAATATCGCGCATCTTTCTGGCCATTTCGAGCACATGCTTGAACGTTAAGGCCCGATACGTCTACCTAGCAGGAGCCCTCTTCACCATTGCGGCACGTTTTg GATTTTTGTGCGTGTTCGATTTCTACGGAATGGCCATTGTGACCGCCATCATGGGTTTCCTTCGCACCTGGATCCACGTCCCGATGCCGCTAGTCTTTTCTGAGTATTTGCCACAGGAGCG GTTTCCTTCCGGCTACGGGTTGTTTATGTTCCTGCAGGGGAACATTACGTTTGCCATCGGGCCGCTCGTCGGGTACATCCGCGACGTCACCGGAAGCTACACCATATCGTTCCACTGTCTCACGCTCGTGATGGCGATGTGCGTCATACCGTGGTTCTTCGAGATATGCTACTACCGGCTGAAGCAGAAGGCGCACCGGAAGGCGGCGAGGAGGGAGGCAGCGGACGCGCACGTCACGATACCGATGATACGCGAAACAAAGGAGTAG